A single genomic interval of Malania oleifera isolate guangnan ecotype guangnan chromosome 13, ASM2987363v1, whole genome shotgun sequence harbors:
- the LOC131145879 gene encoding uncharacterized protein LOC131145879: protein MAFYEVAKGSEGEKKIEEFTNLTQGDITVAEYAAKFVELSHFAPFFVPNEVRKARKFEKGLRCRIYKLVVGFQVYNFSELVNKASVLEKSIQCSTESVKQKKRLVPSGFQSEASQGSANKGKEVIGYVCPKCNKRHRGECWYGTLNCFRCGKPGNHRKDYQESMPMVSVQNQDRGK from the exons ATGGCTTTCTATGAAGTTGCTAAAGGATCAGAGggtg AGAAAAAGATTGAGGAATTCACCAATCTGACTCAGGGGGATATAACAGTTGCGGAGTATGCGGCTAAATTTGTGGAATTGTCACATTTCGCTCCATTTTTTGTCCCAAATGAGGTAAGGAAAgccaggaaatttgagaaaggcctgaggTGCAGGATCTACAAGCTGGTGGTTGGATTTCAGGTTTATAATTTTTCAGAATTAGTTAATAAGGCTTCGGTGCTGGAAAAGAGTATCCAGTGTAGTACTGAGTCTGTAAAGCAGAAGAAGAGACTTGTACCATCTGGTTTTCAGTCTGAGGCCAGTCAGGGATCAGCAAATAAAGGGAAGGAAGTAATAGGCTATGTATGTCCGAAGTGTAATAAGAGacataggggcgaatgctggtaTGGCACTCTGAATTGCTTCAGGTGCGGTAAGCCAGGGAACCACAGGAAAGATTACCAAGAATCAATGCCTATGGTATCTGTTCAGAATCAGGACAGGGGAAAGTAG